Genomic segment of Saprospira sp. CCB-QB6:
CTCGGCCCTTCAGCGCTGCGCGCTTTGGTCTGGCCCTGCGGGCCACTGCTGTCCATCCCTCAGCCGATATGGCCCAAGGGCCAAGGGCGGCTAGCCGCCCAAATTACCCAGCCCTAAAATCTTGGTCCACAAAGCTTGACAATAGGCTGGCGCCTTAAATAGACGAGAGCCATACCAAGAAAAAATCTCGCCATCTACCAAAAGTATTGGGATATTGGGCCAAATTTCTTTTAGCTCAGCTATGTGCTTTTCCTTAAAGGGATAGGGCTCCGAAGATAAGAAAATCAAATCAATTTTTTCTTTCTCCAATTCCTTTAGCGATAGACTAGGATAACGGTCCAAATGCCCCAAGGCATTTTTAAATCCCGCCCAATTCAACATTTCATCGATAAAGGTCTGCCTAGCCGCTAACATCCAGGGCTCCCGCCAAATAAAATAAGCAACCGATAATTTAGCTGAAGGCGCCTGATAAGCGGCCAAAGCCTGTTCAAAAGGAAG
This window contains:
- a CDS encoding ABC transporter substrate-binding protein → MPIYIDQMGRSVAIAERPQRIISLVPSQTEWLADLGLEQEVIALTKFCIHPNSWWRKKERIGGTKTLDIDKIRALQPDLIIANKEENTQAEIELLAQEFPVWISDIERLPQALQMMRALGQITAKAGRAESLLLPFEQALAAYQAPSAKLSVAYFIWREPWMLAARQTFIDEMLNWAGFKNALGHLDRYPSLSLKELEKEKIDLIFLSSEPYPFKEKHIAELKEIWPNIPILLVDGEIFSWYGSRLFKAPAYCQALWTKILGLGNLGG